A single region of the Lycium barbarum isolate Lr01 chromosome 2, ASM1917538v2, whole genome shotgun sequence genome encodes:
- the LOC132627040 gene encoding uncharacterized protein LOC132627040, with product MCTRKRAFWMGKVLGLGAIPSRAFKQTRPRYSDLNASTYNNGSCSSQWQEKYNQMLNAHNKSQDNLNFLMNAHTEMRSTFKMYMIRKEGRIPEEFVGIFVSTTPPSTFEAIQRLENAVLIYWEVCLNCEFEILSLRTRLVIEDFVSGFCC from the exons ATGTGTACTAGGAAAAGAGCATTCTGGATGGGTAAGGTGCTTGGATTAGGAGCCATCCCAAGCAGAGCATTTAAACAAACAAGACCCCGTTATAGTGATTTGAATGCTTCAACTTACAATAATGGTTCATGTTCTTCTCAATGGCAAGAGAAGTACAATCAGATGTTGAATGCTCACAACAAAAGCCAAGACAACCTCAATTTTCTGATGAATGCTCACACTGAAATGAGGAGCACTTTCAAGATGTATATGATAAGGAAAGAAGGGAGAATACCTGAAGAATTTGTTGGgatctttgtttctactactccTCCTTCAACG tttgaggcaatccagagactcgagaacgcagttttgatttattgggaagtgtgcttgaattgtgaatttgag atactgtcgttgagaacgaggctggtaattgaagacttcgtgagtggattctgttgctga